The following coding sequences are from one Halobacteriovorax sp. JY17 window:
- a CDS encoding YiiX/YebB-like N1pC/P60 family cysteine hydrolase produces the protein MKKSLCLLILLLCSSNIWSSELARFEENLERVVISRDKSEDTHQKIYEHTLNLGSYSLEYLWNRPNGNGLFLYIIKESWQVYLEESAPYRRDLKKSLDTVSSPKESLRALQLIERTQALYDTYMNNTELRHILLDQSNILNNSITEFFKEVLAHKVNEALPVLINRAKKLSEKEESASIILYKSSRKEDLSNFASLKNYFSDYVSTILSRTTSGLSSGFGAIAGPIEWGDGGQIRDDQVAKDKILRGLKPLDIIFEKKSYKLTDYTIPGYWGHNAVWIGTKDQLIEMGIWNARELDPFREQIEKGNSIFEMRKWGTTFAEFNKWMDLDDYAQVRVKGILKRSTKEILKVYKILAEQIGKNYDFSFNADTAFKITCSEIIYLSYGDVKWPLDYILGRNTITPNGMAEAIFYENSPLEYITFVKGDRKNGAKFYTKQEFGNLMNFTMLPNGSFVQRYKQCSVKHERNHRRAIKLVNKCINKTRTLRL, from the coding sequence ATGAAAAAAAGTCTCTGTCTACTCATTCTACTTCTTTGCTCTTCAAATATTTGGAGCTCTGAGCTTGCACGCTTTGAGGAGAACTTAGAAAGAGTCGTTATAAGTAGAGATAAGTCCGAAGACACTCATCAGAAAATTTATGAGCACACCCTAAACTTAGGTTCTTATAGTCTAGAATACCTATGGAATAGACCAAATGGTAATGGACTCTTTTTATATATTATCAAAGAGAGCTGGCAAGTATACTTAGAAGAAAGTGCTCCTTATCGTAGGGATCTTAAAAAGTCTCTAGATACAGTTTCAAGTCCAAAAGAATCACTGCGCGCCCTTCAGCTTATTGAAAGAACTCAAGCACTCTACGATACCTATATGAATAATACTGAACTAAGACATATTCTTTTAGATCAATCTAATATTCTAAATAACTCCATCACAGAGTTCTTTAAAGAGGTTCTAGCTCATAAAGTGAATGAAGCACTTCCTGTTCTAATTAATAGAGCAAAGAAATTATCTGAGAAGGAAGAAAGTGCTTCTATTATTTTATACAAGAGCAGTAGAAAAGAAGACCTATCAAACTTTGCAAGTCTGAAGAATTACTTTAGTGATTATGTTTCGACAATTCTATCAAGAACAACTTCAGGACTCAGCTCAGGGTTTGGCGCAATCGCAGGACCTATTGAATGGGGAGATGGTGGACAAATTAGAGATGATCAAGTTGCAAAAGATAAGATACTAAGAGGATTAAAACCTCTAGATATTATTTTTGAAAAGAAGTCTTATAAGCTAACAGACTATACTATTCCTGGTTATTGGGGACACAATGCTGTTTGGATAGGAACCAAAGATCAACTCATTGAAATGGGTATTTGGAACGCAAGAGAGCTCGATCCATTTAGAGAGCAAATTGAAAAAGGCAATTCTATTTTTGAAATGAGAAAATGGGGAACAACTTTCGCAGAGTTTAACAAATGGATGGATCTAGATGATTACGCCCAAGTAAGAGTGAAAGGAATTTTAAAGAGATCTACTAAAGAAATTTTAAAGGTTTATAAAATACTCGCAGAACAGATTGGAAAGAATTATGACTTCTCTTTCAATGCTGACACTGCTTTTAAAATTACCTGTTCTGAAATTATTTATCTCTCATACGGAGATGTGAAATGGCCTCTAGACTATATTCTAGGAAGAAATACTATTACTCCAAATGGAATGGCCGAAGCTATCTTCTATGAAAACTCTCCTCTCGAATATATCACTTTCGTTAAGGGTGATAGAAAGAATGGAGCCAAATTCTATACAAAGCAAGAATTCGGAAATCTTATGAACTTCACAATGCTTCCAAATGGCTCATTTGTTCAAAGATATAAGCAGTGCAGTGTCAAGCATGAGAGAAATCATAGACGTGCAATTAAATTAGTAAATAAATGTATAAATAAAACTCGAACTCTTAGGCTGTAG
- a CDS encoding M14 family zinc carboxypeptidase, whose amino-acid sequence MNKEFPEAIEIQQLILNRPSIASVEVIQTISFKGLDYPIHQFKVGNAPNSSPTLVLVGGVHGLEKIGTHVVISYLNFLFEQLKWNKDLQNFFDQFNLVAIPIVNPVGVAHNKRSNGNGIDLMRNAPVDATTKSLFLVGGHRISHLLPWYRGKKNTPMQLESETLCKVIKEIISKTNKCLVIDFHSGFGLKDRLWYPYAKSSETFPAIEQVNKIQEVFDRTIPHHIYQIEPQSDQYTTHGDLWDYLFDWKEENFKEHDFIPWTLEMGSWNWLKKNPIQIFSKLGFFNPIKNHRYDRTMRRHLLLIDFFSNITKNWEVWKK is encoded by the coding sequence ATGAATAAGGAATTTCCAGAAGCTATTGAAATACAGCAATTAATTTTGAATAGGCCATCGATTGCAAGTGTAGAAGTCATTCAGACTATCTCATTTAAAGGCTTAGATTATCCTATACACCAATTTAAAGTTGGAAACGCTCCCAACTCCTCTCCTACTCTCGTTCTAGTTGGAGGAGTTCATGGCCTAGAAAAGATTGGCACCCATGTTGTTATCTCTTACCTAAATTTTCTCTTCGAGCAATTAAAATGGAATAAGGATTTACAAAATTTCTTTGATCAATTTAACCTCGTGGCCATTCCCATAGTTAACCCTGTTGGAGTCGCTCACAATAAAAGATCTAATGGTAATGGTATCGACCTTATGAGAAATGCTCCAGTAGATGCGACAACCAAATCGCTCTTTCTCGTAGGTGGTCATAGAATTAGTCATCTCCTCCCTTGGTATAGAGGCAAGAAGAATACTCCTATGCAATTAGAGTCAGAGACTCTTTGCAAAGTTATAAAAGAAATCATTAGTAAAACAAATAAGTGCCTTGTCATTGACTTTCACTCAGGCTTTGGACTTAAAGACAGACTTTGGTATCCCTATGCAAAGAGTTCAGAGACTTTCCCTGCGATCGAGCAAGTTAATAAAATTCAAGAAGTCTTTGATCGAACAATTCCACACCACATTTATCAAATAGAACCCCAATCGGATCAATACACAACCCATGGAGACCTCTGGGATTACTTATTTGATTGGAAGGAAGAGAATTTTAAAGAACATGACTTCATTCCATGGACTCTTGAAATGGGCTCGTGGAATTGGTTAAAGAAGAATCCTATACAAATCTTTTCTAAACTAGGTTTTTTCAATCCCATAAAGAATCATCGCTATGATAGAACGATGAGAAGACATTTATTATTAATTGATTTCTTTTCAAATATAACAAAGAATTGGGAAGTATGGAAAAAGTAA
- a CDS encoding alpha/beta hydrolase, with product MEKVNWVLLRGLAREKGHWVNFDTQMKDAFQGEVLCLDLPGAGDSLHEAVPLSIKGMTDFIRAKWLVQRGNEKKWSLLAISLGGMIAMDWCARYPKDFELLVTINSSTKKLSLPFERISPLAIKSLAKTIFINDPHKREELILNLITNHDNVDQSIAKEWGELAKKRQIKISNFFKQLFAASKFNLPKKIQTPYLVLASENDRFTNCKCSKKISKYFNVPIHLHPTAGHDLPIDDGEWIIEKIRDFKKS from the coding sequence ATGGAAAAAGTAAATTGGGTCCTACTGAGAGGACTAGCAAGAGAAAAAGGCCATTGGGTTAACTTTGATACACAAATGAAAGATGCTTTTCAAGGCGAAGTTCTCTGCCTTGATTTACCAGGTGCAGGAGACTCTCTCCACGAAGCCGTTCCTCTAAGTATAAAAGGAATGACTGACTTCATTAGGGCCAAGTGGTTAGTGCAAAGAGGGAATGAAAAGAAGTGGTCACTTCTTGCAATTTCTCTGGGAGGAATGATTGCCATGGATTGGTGTGCGAGGTACCCAAAAGACTTTGAACTACTAGTTACGATTAATTCTTCAACTAAGAAATTATCACTTCCCTTTGAAAGAATATCTCCCCTAGCAATAAAGTCTCTGGCCAAAACAATCTTTATTAATGATCCCCATAAAAGAGAGGAACTTATTCTTAATCTTATTACGAATCATGATAATGTAGATCAATCCATTGCAAAGGAATGGGGAGAGCTTGCAAAGAAGAGACAAATTAAGATTAGTAACTTCTTTAAGCAACTATTTGCTGCTTCAAAATTTAATCTTCCAAAGAAAATTCAAACTCCTTACCTCGTGCTCGCCTCTGAGAATGATCGATTTACAAATTGTAAGTGTTCAAAGAAAATTTCGAAATACTTCAATGTTCCAATTCACCTCCACCCTACTGCTGGACATGACCTCCCCATTGATGATGGAGAATGGATTATTGAGAAGATTAGAGACTTTAAAAAAAGTTAA
- the dtd gene encoding D-aminoacyl-tRNA deacylase: MKIVVQRSLQSSVTVNNEVVGTIPKGMVLLVCMEKSDTDQSVQKAAEKILNLRIFSDSEGRMNENISKSGGEILAVSQFTLSWPGKKGNRPSFDNSMEPELANNFFEKFCNLLERSIVVKKGIFGENMQVTIGNDGPVTFFLEF, from the coding sequence ATGAAGATAGTCGTTCAAAGATCACTCCAATCCTCAGTCACTGTAAATAATGAAGTCGTAGGTACTATTCCTAAGGGAATGGTACTTTTAGTTTGTATGGAAAAGAGTGATACTGATCAATCAGTCCAAAAAGCTGCTGAAAAAATACTAAATTTAAGAATCTTTTCGGATTCTGAGGGAAGAATGAATGAGAATATATCTAAGTCTGGTGGAGAAATTTTAGCCGTCAGCCAATTCACACTCTCTTGGCCTGGAAAGAAAGGCAATAGACCTAGTTTTGATAATTCCATGGAGCCAGAACTTGCTAATAATTTCTTTGAGAAATTCTGCAATCTATTAGAGCGGAGTATCGTTGTGAAAAAAGGGATTTTTGGGGAAAATATGCAGGTCACTATAGGCAATGATGGGCCAGTGACCTTCTTTCTAGAATTCTAA
- a CDS encoding FHA domain-containing protein produces MSDKAVPFFFDSTKEVVIELSDNMTFGRNKECDYSVIDHRVSGVHFKVVVKKDDVYIIDLESSNRTKLNGAEVSPNQEMKLSLKDKVKFGEQQFYFFFEPIETFHIPEITRTLTISNTADIVDEMLGEPSDYKGINLSLGSNKKGNPLAELKKSKALVDEYEQALRLALTEIENRNAVSKEYDSLMMKIENSRQELRNAKYEDKIKIEEDHKSFNFSINEINNSIREAQEKINNWKKDIEEIQSKVEEVKRLELIFECLENDEIVEEKLSKELEFFRAKNLDEVKADLQRKVKSEFDNYKNLQEEYSDMLKYKKSRVAS; encoded by the coding sequence GTGTCAGATAAAGCAGTACCATTCTTTTTTGATTCAACTAAAGAAGTAGTCATAGAGTTAAGTGATAATATGACTTTTGGAAGAAATAAGGAGTGTGACTACTCTGTTATCGATCATAGAGTGAGTGGTGTGCATTTTAAGGTCGTCGTTAAGAAAGATGATGTTTATATCATCGATCTTGAGTCTTCAAATCGAACAAAGCTAAATGGTGCCGAAGTTTCGCCTAATCAAGAAATGAAATTATCTCTTAAAGATAAGGTAAAGTTTGGTGAACAGCAATTCTACTTCTTTTTTGAGCCAATAGAGACTTTCCACATTCCAGAAATAACAAGAACTCTGACGATTTCAAATACGGCAGATATTGTTGATGAAATGCTTGGAGAGCCTTCAGACTATAAAGGAATCAACCTTTCTCTTGGAAGTAATAAGAAGGGAAATCCTCTTGCTGAATTAAAGAAGTCAAAGGCCTTAGTTGATGAATATGAGCAAGCATTAAGATTAGCTTTAACTGAGATTGAAAACAGAAATGCAGTCTCTAAAGAATATGACAGCTTGATGATGAAAATTGAAAATAGTAGACAAGAGCTAAGGAATGCAAAGTACGAAGATAAGATAAAAATTGAAGAAGATCATAAGAGCTTTAATTTCTCAATAAATGAGATTAATAATTCTATTAGGGAAGCTCAGGAAAAAATTAATAATTGGAAGAAAGATATCGAAGAAATTCAAAGTAAAGTAGAAGAGGTAAAGAGGCTCGAATTAATTTTTGAATGTCTTGAAAATGATGAAATTGTTGAAGAGAAACTTTCAAAAGAGCTTGAATTTTTTAGAGCCAAGAATTTAGATGAAGTGAAGGCGGATCTCCAAAGAAAAGTTAAAAGTGAATTTGATAATTATAAGAATCTCCAAGAAGAGTATTCGGATATGTTAAAGTATAAAAAGAGCCGAGTAGCTTCTTAA
- a CDS encoding FecR family protein, with amino-acid sequence MRFLTLTLILNILLFQVYGEELEVGQIILIKGEASVQRNNAKSPLSKGSFLNELDIVTTGEKSLIKISFLDRTNLILGPNSELQIKKYSKKDRRNIFNFIRGNFRAKIQEKVSENQSVQFLANQVSVGVRGTEFLANSYIANAKGVSDVALLEGNLKTTIAQTQEFTLKAGEAINTNTYQLSKEVRRLDPKIVEKLLSDELSLLPNLADVTGKIKEMKDLFPDISASSPPLPKVGVAIGSATGALGLILGGSEDEKEKEEKEKIKIQERRNLKKEPSDIRDAILRREELRADNQCFYWFYKSLPGSGELERFRRERDCDEFDYDL; translated from the coding sequence ATGAGATTCCTAACTCTTACACTAATTTTAAATATACTCCTCTTCCAAGTATATGGCGAAGAGCTTGAAGTCGGCCAAATCATTCTCATAAAGGGAGAAGCCAGTGTCCAAAGAAATAATGCAAAGTCTCCACTAAGTAAGGGCTCCTTTCTAAATGAACTTGATATAGTAACAACAGGAGAGAAGTCCCTCATTAAGATTTCATTCTTAGATAGAACTAACCTTATTCTTGGCCCCAATAGTGAGCTTCAAATTAAGAAGTACTCTAAGAAAGATCGAAGAAATATTTTTAATTTTATTAGGGGAAATTTCCGGGCTAAAATTCAAGAAAAGGTTTCAGAAAATCAAAGCGTACAATTTCTAGCGAATCAAGTTTCTGTAGGAGTTAGAGGAACAGAGTTTTTAGCCAATTCCTATATCGCAAATGCCAAAGGTGTTTCAGATGTGGCCCTTTTAGAGGGAAATTTAAAAACAACAATTGCACAGACACAAGAGTTTACTCTAAAAGCTGGAGAGGCCATCAATACCAATACTTATCAACTCTCTAAAGAAGTTAGAAGACTTGATCCTAAAATTGTAGAGAAGTTATTAAGTGACGAACTAAGCCTTCTTCCAAATTTAGCCGATGTCACGGGAAAAATTAAAGAAATGAAAGACCTCTTTCCTGACATAAGCGCCTCCTCTCCCCCTCTTCCAAAAGTAGGAGTTGCGATAGGTAGTGCAACTGGTGCTCTTGGACTAATTCTTGGTGGAAGTGAAGATGAAAAAGAAAAAGAAGAAAAAGAAAAAATTAAAATACAAGAGAGAAGAAACTTAAAGAAAGAGCCTTCTGATATTAGAGATGCAATTCTTAGAAGAGAAGAACTCAGGGCCGATAATCAATGCTTCTACTGGTTTTATAAGTCACTTCCAGGAAGTGGTGAGTTAGAAAGATTTAGAAGAGAGAGAGACTGTGATGAATTTGACTATGATTTATAA
- a CDS encoding ABC transporter ATP-binding protein, translating to MRPLLQVRNLRKSFDHKSIAAIEDLSFELMSNEIVSIIGPSGTGKSTLVKMIAGIISSDEGDITFLDGRDLNSFKASLSYVPQELSLDNNKTVFENIGVHLIEENEEKRHHAIRDMIEVFGLQYKDHKFPSELSTGQKSRVEMAKALVTHPKLLVLDEPFANLDRSLRDEIKSELVEILKLRKISALIVTHNLEDAFSHSDKIMVLNDGIIKQYSSAREVYTRPSDAWVASFTGSVNLMAGSVLKIEGENYTQSNKLDSFKVKCFDSRIKEGDFAYTLIRPEACYISENGKYKGKVKRIIHMGASFEVWVQIEGIEKFKILATHSDKVELKRSIRFDIHLDQCQLLSI from the coding sequence TTGAGGCCATTACTTCAAGTTAGAAATTTAAGAAAATCATTTGATCATAAATCTATTGCGGCGATTGAGGATCTATCTTTTGAATTAATGAGTAACGAAATTGTAAGCATTATTGGTCCAAGTGGGACTGGAAAGAGTACCCTCGTAAAAATGATTGCTGGAATTATTTCAAGTGATGAGGGGGACATTACATTTCTTGATGGAAGAGATTTAAATTCTTTTAAAGCATCTCTCTCCTATGTTCCTCAAGAGCTATCTCTTGATAATAATAAGACGGTCTTTGAGAATATTGGAGTTCATTTAATTGAAGAAAATGAAGAGAAGAGACATCATGCGATTAGAGATATGATTGAGGTCTTTGGGCTACAATATAAAGACCATAAATTTCCAAGTGAATTATCTACTGGTCAAAAGAGTAGAGTGGAGATGGCAAAGGCCCTCGTGACTCATCCTAAACTCCTTGTTCTGGATGAGCCTTTTGCTAATCTGGATAGAAGTCTAAGAGATGAAATTAAGAGTGAACTCGTAGAAATTTTAAAACTGAGAAAAATCTCCGCTCTCATCGTGACTCACAATCTTGAAGATGCCTTTTCCCATTCTGATAAAATTATGGTTTTAAATGACGGAATAATTAAGCAATACTCTTCGGCAAGAGAGGTCTATACAAGGCCAAGCGATGCATGGGTGGCAAGCTTCACTGGCTCTGTAAACCTTATGGCCGGAAGTGTTTTGAAGATAGAAGGTGAGAATTATACGCAAAGTAATAAATTAGACAGCTTTAAAGTTAAGTGCTTTGATTCAAGAATTAAAGAAGGTGACTTTGCTTATACTCTCATTCGTCCTGAAGCCTGTTATATATCTGAAAATGGAAAGTACAAAGGCAAAGTAAAGAGGATTATCCACATGGGCGCAAGCTTTGAGGTATGGGTTCAAATCGAAGGGATTGAAAAGTTTAAAATTCTTGCAACTCATTCAGATAAGGTTGAGTTAAAGAGATCTATACGCTTTGATATTCATCTTGATCAGTGTCAACTACTTTCAATCTAA
- a CDS encoding YbaK/EbsC family protein, which produces MDKTEQIRKFLEENSVTYKEVDHAAAETCEMSAELRGEKIEIGGKTLLFKDKQGFKLFVISAALQADSNKIRKILGSQKLRFAHAQELMEKCSVVKGALPPFGRPLQDFDLYIDESIFLNKSIAFNAGVLTKSFILDIEDYKKLVEPVICKFSKDIL; this is translated from the coding sequence ATGGATAAGACAGAGCAAATAAGAAAATTCCTAGAAGAGAATTCAGTCACTTATAAAGAAGTTGATCATGCAGCGGCAGAAACGTGTGAAATGTCGGCAGAGCTTCGCGGTGAGAAAATTGAAATTGGTGGAAAGACACTACTCTTTAAAGATAAGCAGGGGTTTAAACTCTTTGTCATTTCGGCGGCCCTGCAAGCAGACTCTAATAAAATTAGAAAGATCTTAGGCTCTCAGAAACTACGCTTTGCTCATGCGCAAGAGTTAATGGAGAAGTGCTCAGTAGTGAAAGGGGCGCTACCTCCATTTGGAAGACCTCTACAAGATTTTGATCTCTACATAGACGAATCAATATTTCTCAATAAGTCTATCGCATTCAATGCAGGAGTACTGACAAAGTCGTTTATCTTAGATATTGAAGACTATAAGAAATTAGTAGAACCAGTAATCTGTAAATTTAGTAAGGACATTCTTTGA